GCTAACAATTCCACCTTCAGTGTGGTGAGCCGATAAAAGTCTGGTTTAGTAGTTATATCCACTTTTTCTTCTACTATAACTTCCAGTAACACCAAGAGATTAAAGCAGTATTTGTGCTCCTTACTCTAAGTGTAATTTCACAGGAAAATGGTTGCAATTtgaatatattaatatataatttGAAAGTGAGATCGGTTAGCCGTTCTTAGCCTACAGTTATGTTTTCCCAGGAGCGTGGCTTTGACAACGTTTTCCGGACAAAATCCTTCATCGGAGACAACCTGGTGTACTGTGAGCAATgtggaaagaaaacagaggccACCAGAGTGAGTTAATAAACCAACAGTATCCTGACCAAATTCTGATGTAACTCATTTAAAGCTTTGATTTAACTTACAATCATCTATTGAACATAATATGTTTGatatcaaaatgtgtgttttcaggaaTGTGAGATAATGGAATTTCCTCGTATTCTGGTTCTACTTCTGAAGAGATTTGACTTTGACAACAACACCATGTCACATTTCAAATCAGACCGCACGGTAGTGATGCCACATACATTACAGAGACAGGCAAGAGGAAGTACACTTAAATGCTTTTccttgtgtttgattttgaaaatcATATTATGTAACTGACTGTGTTTGTCACTGTAGAACAAGATGTACACACTGTGTGGGATTGTGAATCACATGGGCAGCCTTAAAGGAGGACACTACACAGCCACCATCCTGTCCAAAGAGGACAACACCTGGTATAAGTTTAATGACAGTCACGTCAGAAAGGTGAGGTTGAATTGAACTCATCTGTTATAATTTCCCATAtttaaaacgttaaaaaaacctcaataataatttgtttttgatgaaTGTTGCAGCTTGAAGAACAACCATTTGCAAACTCTCAGACTTACAAGTATGTTCAGTGAATTTATTTCCTTGAAGCAAAAATTAACtacatgtctttaaatgtgCTAAGAAGACCATGTGTTATAATTAAAAGCTGCTGAGCATTTGCAGAGCTTAATGGATACGGGGTTCTTCTGTTTTTAAGGCCAAGATTAAAAGTCTGAGATATATTatctaaatgtttaatttatgtgCTTAGCTTTTTATGGCATGCAGCAAACTAACTGAACTAACTTTAAGTAACTTAAATGATTTGTTCAACAGTTCCAGCACTGCATATCTGCTTGTGTACAGAGGTAAGACAACACAGTAATCATTGTTgactaaaatgttttatgatgGTTAATCAATGCATTGTTTTCGTCTTGTGACAAAAGAGAGGATGAAACAGGCATGTAGCCATGAGACAGGAAAAGAGGTTAGGAACAAAAGAGTTAACATTTCAAGCCTCAatgaacaaaacagaagaagatcCTCTCTTGCTTCATATTCTAAAAACCAGCCCCTCGAGAAAACCACATCAGGACAACCTGAGAGAGGCAGAAGAGGGAATGcaacaaagcaaaacacaagAAGGAGAGCCTTCCATACATTCTAGCaaccaaattaaaaatatacatgtttaacttaaagacaaaaaataataaactcaTGATTACCCAGCTGACCTCTCCGTCTAACTGATCACAAAAGGTGAACAATCAGAGTCAGAatcgtttttttgttgtgtacatttacacagacagggaatttgtctctgtgttttggtgcaaagcagttaacaaaggaaataaagcaagaaatagCAATGTacttaaacaataaaatataagaagcaatttcaaatatatcaaatagaattaaaaattgtaaaaatctaaaaagcacaaaatgtacagaaggTGCAATGAAGGAGTTGTTTCAGTTGACAATGAAACAAAGGAATCTTACAGTGTATATAACAAGGGACTTAAATCAATATATTTGCGCCCATACCCTTGTAATCGCTGTATCCTCTTACTCAATATAATCACACAATAAATGATCATGAACAATAGCCAAAATCATAACCCACTACATACCGTAACCTTAAACCTTCAAAATGACACTTTGATTCATTCATCATAGGTCAAATGTTTTGTCCGATGAAAATAATTTTTGTCCTACTTTCCCTCCAGAATGCACAAGTTCAACCAACATCCTGAAGAAACCACTTTGCATTGCTCTCATCGTTTGTGGTTGTTTATTAATTGTGATACTTGCTGTTATTCTGTCGACTCTAAACTTATCTTGATGGAGAGAGTGGGCAGGACTTATGTCAGCGTTGAAGAGGAATTCAGAAATGTCTACTTGCAAGTTTCTACCAAATTGATGGTGAACTAAATTACATTTGAGTATAATTGcttcttttttaatcattattttaatttctgtttttttttaaacaattttgaTGACTAAGAGCCAAAGGACATTTGCAGTTATTTGtgtataaaatgaaacaaaagataGCAGTTTCCCATTCAATATTACTGAATAAAGATATGGATTTTAAAAGCAGTATATTTCTTTAAGCGAAGAAAACAACCTTCATTTCTTGTAATAAATGTGCATAAAAAGCATTAAGGCCCTGAAATTGTATTCTGACCTTTCATAAATATGAACAAATGTTGCTCATGAGGCTAACAAAGGTATAGTGTCCTCTCAAAACTTGagatggtgttggtggtggaaCAATGCACGTACAGGTGTTAAGTTCAGgtgaggagaaaacaaagaggacccagcacacagccctgtgggaTGCCGTGTTCAGTGTGAGGGTGAACGAGGTCACCGTCTTTCACAGAAAATGGGTCACCCACCACAAACGAccttaagttttattttttacattgcaGTGCTAGTGTTGATCTAGGAATCAAACTGCCATATTGACAGTGGATACTTACGAACATGTTTACCCATGGTAACTAACTTTCTGATGCAGGACCATCACAACAATGTGGACCATGGATAAACGTTTCTTTAATCAAAAAAAGTGCTGCTTAATgagaatttttttaatttgttgttcgTGTAGGCCATCATTTTCTATGTGTCcctttgtcctttttatttgtgAAGGTGGATTCAAACATAGTAGAAAACACATTGACAATCATGATTGACAAGTTGACAATCATGTATTAATTTGTCAAAAAGCAGGTGGAGCGCTCCATTGGTGcggaacatttttacaaaattaaTGAAAAGAATGTATCCCTGCTGCTTTCCAGTGTTGGGATCAAACTTAAAAGTCATTGAAGAGGTCTGAGGCAGTCAAAGGGATAattaataaaaactttatttcatCAGGGCAATGGActcataaaaacatgcagacatgtttcagCCAGGCCTTCATCAGAACAGGTACAAATGGCCTCCAAGCTACTTCCTTTAAAGATTTACAACCAGTCACATCATGATATACAGTATTATATATAATTGACTAAATTTACAACCACCTCAGACGACTATGACAACTACAGGAAAAGATAGAGGTCCATTTGACCAATTAGATTATGATATTGCAGAGCTTTCAATGTGTTCATCCAAAAATACTCTCTTTGTAATCTGTCTCCACCTCTAGTTGAGCTTGGTATGTGATCAACTCCTGATGttttaactctttaaaaatATCAGGTATCTATCACATAGCCACCTCTCTGAGGGCAGCAGTAAAATAATacattaatgttaaaaaattatTTTCATATAGCAACAAATACTTCAATATGTCTACAGTCATTTCTgttactgctgctttttacCCTCACATAAAAGGACTCCACAATCCTGACCTTTTCCCCTCATTTCCTCTGCCACACAGGGATGGAGGTCTGTCTTGGGGCCACACCACTGGGACAGATTTTGTATGGAGAACTTGTTTTGTTACACTCAAGCTTTAGTTTCAGACAGACAAAACAGAACTCAATGTGACAGCGAGGGCAGGTGATGTTTTTGCAGTATTGTGAACTGTGTTCCACACTCAGGCCACATGTAGGACAGGCTCGCACTGACGGGCAGTCAGTGACCCCCTCCACAGCAGGCAGACTGACGGTTTTACACGTCTGCAGAAGTTGAAGGTCCTTGTTGATGCAGCCGTCATTTTCGCAGTGGTCAGATCTGGGGCCTGGACCTTTCCACTCCCTCTGACACTGCCAGCAGAAATAGTATATCTTCTTCTGATCGGCTGTACAGATGGTGCAGTGCACACACAGGTTGGAGAGATCTGTCCTCTCCACATGTGTTCTGCACTTTGGGCACTGGTGAGGATAAAGACAAGACACAGAATACTTTTAAAACAGTGCACTTGAATTGAAAATTTAATTCTGAAATACTCCACAACAGGACGACTCACTGGCTTAATTTCACAGAATTCTGCAGCAGCCAGACGGGCAATAGTCTCTTCAAAGTACTCCATTTCCTTAACAGTCAAAGCCGCCATTTTGCAAACCTCCTGGTACGACAACAGTTTATTGCACAGTTTATTGGTACCTTCCACCAATGCAGGGcatctaaataaatatttacccttcaaaaaaaaaaagaaaacaggttcTGGATCACACAAACAATTGATGAACAAAGACAGAGAATTTGTATTCTGCAATTGGAAATGTGACCCCTGGAGTGCCTGGAGTATATCATAATAATAAAGGAGTAGTAGTAATAGTTGCAGTTAATCACTTTGGGCTAGTTCTGCAGAGTATTTATAAGTCTTAATACCGTAAGTcataaatgaacacaaacatgatctTTAATTACTGCTCCTGTTTTCACAGTGTAACACAAGCAAGATTATTATTTGTGAGATTACTTAAATTATAactgacattaaaaaatgttttcagacatATACGTACCTCCTTCAGCTGGTTGAGACACCAAACTGTCAGATAATCAGGACCGACAGCGTGACCGCAGGACATCTCTGCTCTGAGACCATCGCTGTCTTCTGAGACTAAGAGGACACAACAATACCTTTATCACTTTGAGTTTTTTGTGAAGGAATATGGGTATTTTCTGAAACAAATGAAAGGCTACTGTCTGTTTTGGTTTGACTTCATTGAACAGAGTTAGATAAGAAATTCATCTTACATGTTGGATCCAAGTCGTCCCTGTTGACAAACTTCAGGGTGGTATCTAGTGGGTCATATTTCTTCTCCACCTGTTCcattttttaatcacttcaAAGGAAGAGCGTCTGAAACTAAATAAGATTTGATGAACactccatctttaaatctgAAAACCTTTAAACGTGCAAATTCTAAGGTAGGTTCTGGGGTTTGGTGGAGAAAAATGCTAAGTGAAGAGTAAGGTAtgctttatataataatatgttCATGTATCATGTtcagaaaagtttttaaaaatatttagaagGGGGTTTgcatgcctttatttagagattggacagtgggtagagacagaaatcggggagatagagagtggggaatgacatgtgggatgGAGCCACAGGCCgaatttgaacctgggccactcGCCCGGAGGACCAGAGCCTCAGTGCACGCACCAGCtggttcccaaagtgtgggTCCAGGGGCCGtgagatgccttccaaaaaTGTTAAGGCCGTTGTATTCTTTTGTGTTAACAGTGTTTGTATATGAAAACGTGTGGAAATGCTCTACACCCAGAGGCCTCTGTCTCAACCACCTCTAGGGAgagtgggggtccccagtctctggtATCCTTACTTTTGGGGGTCAAGACCTGAAAAGTTGGGGAACCCCTGCACTAGGCTATCGGGGCCCTCtccagaaaagtttttttttacaagctcaAAACTTATCAGAAGGGCTGGagacaaacattacatttggcAAGCATcatgtgaacatgttttattgGTCGTGTGACTGAGCTGATATAATAATGTGGTTCTGCTACTCAGGGAGTTTTCCACTCCTgtcaagccagccgctcctcTCTTTTACATGGTGAaatgagccgcccctaaatttgaagGGGCTGGTGGGATGGTGGGGATggtggatttctcaaaaagtacaaAGTAAAAGTACtccatagtacctgtgcatgtagtctaagaagtattaagtccaaccatatcagaatcattgtgtacttatggaagaattttttttttacaagacacCAAAGTCAGAAAATAagactcattatagtgatttataaggaactttgacagtggatttctcaagaagtacacagtaaaaacaccttattttgaaaaacggaagttaccgcagactcgcagaattagcatttaccataaagatcagaatacgtgggcacttcaaatttaggggcggctcactttgGCGGCTGGTTTGACCTCAGTGGAAACTCCCTGCGTAACAGAACCGCATTATTATATCAGCTCAGTCACGCGGCcaataaaacatgttcactTTTCAGGTCTTGGCCCCCAAAAGTAAGGATaccagagactggggacccccactcTCCCTAGAGGTGGTTGAGACTGAGGCCTCTGGGTGTAGAGCATTTCCACAAGCAAGCACACATTTTCATATACAAACACTGTtaacacaaaagaacaacacaaacagccttTACATTTTTGGAAGGCCCCTGGAcccacactttgggaaccaGCTGGTGCGTGCACTGAGGCTCTGGTCCTCTGGGCGAGTGGCCCAGGCTCAAATCCGGCCTGTTGCTCcatcccacatgtcattccccactctctctctctctctctgtctccccgatttctgtctctacccactgtccaatctctaaataaaggcatgcAAACCCTcttctaaacatttttttttttttaacttttctgaACATAAtacattaacttttttttgtaaactaaagaaaatctatttttaggCCACAACAGAATATTGATAGGCTATTAAATGTACCGATATTTAACTGTAAAAAGTTGTCAAATCTGTGAACTGTAATTTTTTGCTTGTAAATAACAATGAAAAAACAGCTCCCTcagcttttaaaacaacatattaagAGTAGATTCATAAAAGGAAGTAGGTTATCTTACCTTGGTAGAAAGAACacgtgtctgtttttgtttttaaactttccCTTTAAGGTTTAGCCAAACCGGAAGAAATGCCGCCCcaccttttaaaaactacaCAGCTCTGGACATTGATTTTACTCGGATAAGTTTAAAGAGCCTTTGTTTTATGGATCATTGTAGCTGGGGTTGtgtggtttatttatttttttacctcctCTGTCTATCCTTTcgtctcctccttcttcctcctcgctGATATCGAAAGTGAAAGAAGACAACAGGACGTAACTGTCGTGTGTTTTACCCTCCCGTTTTACTCACTTACGACAAAAGCCATGGGTTGTAATTAACGCATGTGTATCACTTTATGGTaagtttattgttgttttactCCGGCTAACTTTGTCgttttaaaaaatctatttcaaagTCTCTGATTTGGATAATGAGAGGCTGCGTCCGTTTCCATAACACCCAAACACAGAACTCACTGGCTGCATTCATTTACTACTTACTAATGACACTTAGTGCACATTTCGTCCTCTTACAATATCATTGGTCTGTAAACTGACACCATAACATTTTAGGCATTATGTTTCTTTATATGATCTTTAAGTGCAAAATAAAATTGCTCCGTGGAAACATGTACTAAAGTACAATGCAAATGCTTAGTAGGCTATTTCAGGTatgcttcctcttctttatAGCCTTTTATCCTTTCATGCAACTTGTATTTGATTATATTTAACCCTTACttaaccaggtaattaacccaCTGAGAAGCAGATCTCTTTCACAGGGCAGCAGCACAACGTCATAAACAAACTTTACAGAAACACTTCAAAGACAACACATTAAGAACAAACTAGAACTAAAACTAAAATTTTACTGAGTTGAATTCATGAGTCAGTTGTTGCACTTTTTGAACATTATTTATAAAGTAGATTTGAAGCAAATTATAACTTTTTGTAGGCCTTTACCTTGAGTCTGTAACGATctaaaacatcaacaaagaatGTTTAATATGAATGTTTACAGAGCTTGTACGACTATCTGCATCTCAAACGTAGCTTTTAATTGCAATGTAAATATAGCCTAGTCAATTTAActgttaaatgtaataaagtAGAAGAGGcaaaacttttcattttataCTCAGATACAAAGATCAAGTCAGTGTACTTTACTTTCCAAAAGTGATTCAGGGGAAGGATtctgcatttacttttttttttaataatcttgAACGGTCTTTAGAATGTTTTAGGTGCATGTGTaatgaacaataaaaaagataaactcAGGTTAATGCAAGAGGACTGCACTCTCTGTCAACTCAATTGAAATCTGTGATACCCTCCTCCTCAATGCTTGGGCGAGAGTTCAATCTGAACAAAAAGGTTGAGAGAATAAAGACTCATTTTAGAGATTATTTCTAAAGACGAACAAAGCTGCAAAAATCTTGATTGACGTCTTGTGCTTCTACAagagttttgtattttctgtaatgAATAACCTGCCTGTAAAGTCTTGATATTCTGCTTGATCTAATGTGTATCTACAGGCAAATCTTTAGTGATCCAAAGATGTCAACATTTAAAGCATTTCACTATGAATCCTAACTTAGTGAAAGAGTTCAGAAGGAAACTCCGCAGCTCAAACATCGCAGGTAAATAACATGAAGTTCAGCATACCCACGTCGCTCTAAATGGGATAACTACGTGCTTGATGTcactatttttgttttttttagattaccATGGTCTGAAGAGTCCGGGTCTGACCTGCTACTTAAACAGCGTCCTCCAGGTGCTCTTCATGACTGAAGACTTCCGGGAGGCTGTGAAACAGTGTGTAACCTCAGCTTCCTGTTGTCCTTATCGTTTTATATTGGACTGATTCTTATTTTAGGAAGTACGTTTGTTAACTTTCATCTCTGAGAGTCCTATGAGAAGATCGATACCACATGTCTGGATCTTGATTATTAGGATGGAGCGAGCAGCTCGTTAGTTTTGCATAACGTCTGGAAATGAAAGTAAAATGCTCATTCTAAAGGTTAAAAACACTCAAGCTGAAgttaaaatgaacatgtttgcGGTGTTACagggattttatttatttataagataGGGACaatgcacattaatgaacataaacatgtaaatatgccagattaTAGCCATAGACTAATTTCCATATAGTCCCTTAGGCAGGTTGGTGGTAAACAGGTAAACAAAGTTACATAAAACCACAATGACAAGAAAAACCAATACAAgtaatgacaaaacaacaacatgtactTTACATTAGTTAAGAGAGACACATATAAAGAGTGgctgtttgatttattcagAACAAACCAgtataaagtgaccatcagagtAAAAAGTGCTTAGGGTGCTGCTAAGGAAGGTAAAGTGTCGCAGTATCAAAGTGTCACAGTGCTGGAGCCCTAGAGCCTGTAACTTTAAAGTGCTGCTGTGATTGCACTGAGTTTGCATACACAGATCAGATTATGAAACACCATTGAATCCTTTATATTCTTGTATTATTATGCAGAAGAATGAATGAGTTGGTGAGCTCTAGATGTAATAACTTGGATTTATATAACGCCTTTCAAGAAACCCAAGGACGCTCAGATGTGCTATTACAAGGCTTTATGCTGAGCTAGGCCAAACAGCTGACAGGTCATGCCACATGTTTAGAATTTTTACTAAATTAAGCGCTTTACCTTTAAGACAGATGTGTAATAATGTAGTCTTTGGAAATAATTGAATAATGCAGATCACATGAACAAGGCATCGTTGTACCTCTCACTGTGTAACAGATGCTGCAGTGACGATTCAACAACTATAGACTCACATCTGGCCGATCTGTTTTCTGACTTGGAGAAACAAAATGCCAAAACCcacaacataataaaaaaacttgGCATCACGAATGGTAAGTCTGGACTTCAGACATGACATGGCTCACTTCTGACTTACAGAGGCTGACATTCTTTTAATATCTGacgttatgttttttttttccattcactCAGTGTACGAGCAACGAGATGCTGCTGAGTATTTTGAGAAGATCCTTTGTCTGAGCAGCCCAGAGACATCTAAGGTAGAAACTAGTCAAAGATTTTCTCATATCAATTTGATTTAATACTGATGCATCTCAGTATAAGAATCTCCTTTAAGTTCTCTTTAAACTGGATTATGCAAAAAAGATTTTGGtaaagtttgatgttttttgtgtgtttgaaatgttcctttaacTAGACTCACATGATCACTTCACACAGGACTTATTGATCCTCTGATGTGCTTTTTATCCAGTCATTCAAGGGGGCGCTGGATCACAGGACCAAATGCCTCAAGTGCAAACACATAAGTGATACCAGCAGCGCTTTTTGGATTCTGCCTCTTACCGTGGAAGAATCCTGTCGTCAGATCTACAGCGTGGTACTCTGCTCAACTCAAacacaaaaggttttttttttcttctcaaaatatgcaaatatactttttgtttttgtgtttgtaggaAAAGGGATTGGAGGACTTCTTCAAGGGAGAAAAGTTCTGTGGGGACAACCAGATTTACTGCACCCACTGCAATAAAAAGCAAAATGCAGAATTTGTGAGTGTTGAAATGATCCCTTTTAAAGTTCCTCTAAAACTCTTACATAATTTCTCACAA
This portion of the Labrus bergylta chromosome 22, fLabBer1.1, whole genome shotgun sequence genome encodes:
- the LOC136176973 gene encoding ubiquitin carboxyl-terminal hydrolase 47-like isoform X1, translated to MIPRKRRRKDLASVEKKQKEFHGLYNQGATCYLNSVLQVLFMTTEIHNSLDQNSDTDKELRNLFEKLETEPCRTVDITNSFDITDVHQQRDAAECLEMILHKVSPQASQVFKGQLKYSTTCSKGHNLNTETNPFLTLPLSLKDANNSTFSVERGFDNVFRTKSFIGDNLVYCEQCGKKTEATRECEIMEFPRILVLLLKRFDFDNNTMSHFKSDRTVVMPHTLQRQNKMYTLCGIVNHMGSLKGGHYTATILSKEDNTWYKFNDSHVRKLEEQPFANSQTYNSSTAYLLVYRECTSSTNILKKPLCIALIVCGCLLIVILAVILSTLNLS
- the LOC110001811 gene encoding E3 ubiquitin-protein ligase RNF19A-like isoform X1 yields the protein MEQVEKKYDPLDTTLKFVNRDDLDPTFSEDSDGLRAEMSCGHAVGPDYLTVWCLNQLKEGKYLFRCPALVEGTNKLCNKLLSYQEVCKMAALTVKEMEYFEETIARLAAAEFCEIKPCPKCRTHVERTDLSNLCVHCTICTADQKKIYYFCWQCQREWKGPGPRSDHCENDGCINKDLQLLQTCKTVSLPAVEGVTDCPSVRACPTCGLSVEHSSQYCKNITCPRCHIEFCFVCLKLKLECNKTSSPYKICPSGVAPRQTSIPVWQRK
- the LOC110001811 gene encoding E3 ubiquitin-protein ligase DDB_G0292642-like isoform X2; protein product: MEQVEKKYDPLDTTLKFVNRDDLDPTFSEDSDGLRAEMSCGHAVGPDYLTVWCLNQLKEEVCKMAALTVKEMEYFEETIARLAAAEFCEIKPCPKCRTHVERTDLSNLCVHCTICTADQKKIYYFCWQCQREWKGPGPRSDHCENDGCINKDLQLLQTCKTVSLPAVEGVTDCPSVRACPTCGLSVEHSSQYCKNITCPRCHIEFCFVCLKLKLECNKTSSPYKICPSGVAPRQTSIPVWQRK
- the LOC136176973 gene encoding ubiquitin carboxyl-terminal hydrolase 47-like isoform X2, with protein sequence MIPRKRRRKDLASVEKKQKEFHGLYNQGATCYLNSVLQVLFMTTEIHNSLDQNSDTDKELRNLFEKLETEPCRTVDITNSFDITDVHQQRDAAECLEMILHKVSPQASQVFKGQLKYSTTCSKGHNLNTETNPFLTLPLSLKDANNSTFSVERGFDNVFRTKSFIGDNLVYCEQCGKKTEATRECEIMEFPRILVLLLKRFDFDNNTMSHFKSDRTNKMYTLCGIVNHMGSLKGGHYTATILSKEDNTWYKFNDSHVRKLEEQPFANSQTYNSSTAYLLVYRECTSSTNILKKPLCIALIVCGCLLIVILAVILSTLNLS